The proteins below come from a single Polymorphobacter fuscus genomic window:
- the mutT gene encoding 8-oxo-dGTP diphosphatase MutT translates to MKVVTVVAAAIIDAEDQILVTQRAPGAALAGLWEFPGGKIEPGETPEAALVRELREELDIAVTPEALAPLGFVSHAYSGFHLVLLLYLCRDWAGTPRGMEGQPLRRVTIDTLAGLPMPPADLPLVGTLRARLKTSA, encoded by the coding sequence ATGAAGGTCGTCACGGTCGTTGCCGCCGCGATCATCGATGCCGAGGACCAGATCCTCGTCACCCAACGCGCGCCGGGAGCCGCGCTGGCAGGGCTTTGGGAATTCCCCGGCGGAAAGATCGAGCCTGGCGAGACACCCGAGGCGGCGCTGGTGCGCGAACTGCGCGAGGAGCTGGACATCGCGGTGACGCCCGAGGCGCTGGCCCCGCTCGGCTTCGTCAGCCACGCCTATTCCGGCTTTCACCTCGTCCTGCTGCTGTATCTGTGCCGCGACTGGGCGGGCACGCCGCGCGGGATGGAAGGGCAGCCGCTGCGCCGTGTCACGATCGATACCCTGGCCGGCTTGCCGATGCCGCCGGCGGACCTGCCACTGGTCGGCACGCTGCGCGCGCGGCTGAAGACGTCCGCGTGA
- a CDS encoding M48 family metalloprotease, protein MIFPTRLALLTAAALTLASAGAAQAPGLSQAERREGAAANPQLTAQFGGAYPGPQAAYVRSVGRRIAMQSGLAARPDDYTVTLLNSNINNAFAIPGGYVYVTRQLVALMNDEAELAFVLGHEVAHVAARHADKRAKRSGLAGLGAAILGAVTGSSVIGNLAGTGAQLYSLNYSRSQEREADSLGVRYLARAGYDPAASADILAELGAQTNLEARLSGQGGKAPAPWLSTHPANAERVAEVRRQAAALGKSGATNRDAFLDAIDGMAYDDDPAQGIVQGTRFRHAGLGLAFDAPPGFALQNSPSAVNGSKQGAGRFTFGGGRVAGTDLAAYARTVWQGLGATTPELRARRINGVDALIGQTRVQRSDGAIDASVIAYQFGADSFYHIVMLAPANGLPVFAPLIESVRRLGPADAAATRGRRVKVVRVAAGDTVASLAARMAYDDDRMARFTILNGITAATRLVPGSRVKLIVAG, encoded by the coding sequence ATGATCTTTCCCACACGCCTTGCCTTGCTGACGGCCGCGGCGCTGACGCTGGCCAGTGCCGGCGCGGCGCAGGCCCCGGGCCTGTCGCAGGCGGAGCGCCGTGAAGGTGCCGCCGCCAATCCGCAGCTGACAGCCCAGTTCGGCGGTGCCTATCCGGGCCCGCAGGCCGCCTATGTCCGCAGCGTCGGTCGCCGCATCGCCATGCAGTCGGGCCTGGCCGCGCGGCCCGACGATTATACCGTCACCCTGCTCAATTCGAACATCAACAACGCCTTCGCCATCCCCGGCGGCTATGTCTATGTCACCCGCCAGCTGGTTGCGCTGATGAACGACGAGGCGGAACTTGCCTTTGTGCTCGGGCATGAAGTCGCCCATGTCGCGGCGCGCCATGCCGACAAGCGCGCCAAGCGCTCCGGGCTTGCCGGGCTCGGGGCGGCCATCCTCGGTGCCGTCACCGGTTCCAGCGTCATCGGCAATCTGGCCGGAACCGGCGCCCAGCTCTATTCGCTCAACTATTCGCGGTCCCAGGAGCGCGAGGCCGACAGTCTGGGGGTCCGCTATCTCGCCCGTGCCGGCTATGACCCGGCCGCGAGCGCCGACATTCTTGCCGAACTCGGTGCCCAGACCAACCTGGAGGCGCGGCTGTCGGGGCAGGGTGGCAAGGCGCCGGCGCCATGGCTGTCGACGCATCCTGCCAATGCCGAGCGGGTCGCCGAAGTCCGCCGCCAGGCCGCAGCGCTCGGCAAGAGCGGCGCCACCAACCGCGACGCCTTTCTCGATGCCATCGACGGCATGGCCTATGACGATGACCCGGCGCAGGGGATCGTCCAGGGCACACGCTTCCGTCACGCCGGCCTGGGCCTGGCCTTCGACGCGCCGCCGGGTTTCGCGCTGCAGAACAGCCCGTCCGCCGTCAACGGCAGCAAACAGGGGGCAGGTCGCTTCACCTTCGGCGGCGGCCGTGTCGCCGGCACGGACCTTGCCGCCTATGCGCGTACCGTCTGGCAGGGCCTGGGGGCCACGACGCCCGAATTGCGCGCGCGCCGGATCAACGGCGTCGATGCACTGATCGGCCAGACCAGGGTGCAGCGTTCCGATGGCGCCATCGACGCCTCGGTGATCGCCTATCAGTTCGGTGCGGACAGCTTCTACCATATCGTCATGCTGGCGCCGGCCAATGGCCTGCCGGTGTTTGCGCCGCTGATCGAATCGGTGCGTCGTCTCGGCCCGGCCGACGCCGCGGCCACGCGCGGCAGGCGCGTCAAGGTCGTCCGCGTCGCGGCGGGCGACACGGTGGCGTCGCTGGCCGCCCGCATGGCCTATGATGATGACCGGATGGCGCGCTTCACCATCCTCAACGGCATCACTGCCGCGACGCGGCTGGTCCCCGGGTCCAGGGTCAAGCTGATCGTCGCCGGGTGA
- a CDS encoding acetyl-CoA carboxylase carboxyltransferase subunit alpha — protein MTTATLDFEKPIATIQARAADYRAAGDEAGAKHAEGAARRLLAETYARLTPWQKTQVARHPSRPHFCDMVKALVEDFTPLAGDRAFGEDHAIVGGLGRLRGQNVPVMVIGHEKGNDTASRVKHNFGMGRPEGYRKAIRLIELASRFNVPVVTLVDTAGAFPGLDAEERGQAEAIARATEACLAASVPIIAAITGEGGSGGAVALAAADRVIMFEHAVYAVISPEGCASILWRTADKTPGGANSHAPEAAEAMRVTAADLKALGVIDVIVTEPLGGAHRDPAAAIASLSMAIAAELTPLLAMDPVVLRKARRNKFVEMGRLL, from the coding sequence ATGACCACAGCAACCCTCGACTTCGAAAAGCCCATCGCGACCATCCAGGCGCGCGCCGCGGACTATCGCGCCGCCGGTGACGAGGCGGGGGCCAAGCATGCGGAAGGCGCGGCGCGGCGCCTGCTGGCCGAAACCTATGCGCGGCTGACGCCCTGGCAGAAGACCCAGGTCGCCCGCCACCCGTCGCGGCCGCATTTCTGCGACATGGTCAAGGCGCTGGTCGAGGATTTCACCCCGCTGGCCGGCGATCGTGCCTTTGGCGAGGATCATGCCATCGTCGGCGGCCTGGGCCGGCTGCGGGGCCAGAATGTCCCCGTCATGGTCATCGGCCATGAAAAGGGCAATGACACCGCCAGCCGGGTAAAGCATAATTTCGGCATGGGTCGCCCGGAAGGCTATCGCAAGGCGATTCGCCTGATCGAACTGGCAAGCCGGTTCAACGTCCCCGTCGTGACGCTCGTCGATACCGCCGGTGCCTTTCCCGGTCTCGATGCCGAAGAGCGCGGCCAGGCCGAGGCCATTGCGCGGGCGACCGAAGCCTGCCTTGCCGCCAGCGTGCCGATCATCGCCGCGATCACGGGCGAGGGCGGGTCGGGCGGCGCCGTCGCGCTGGCTGCCGCCGACCGCGTCATCATGTTCGAGCATGCCGTCTATGCGGTCATTTCCCCCGAAGGCTGCGCCAGCATCCTTTGGCGCACCGCCGACAAGACGCCCGGCGGCGCCAACAGCCATGCCCCGGAGGCGGCCGAGGCGATGCGCGTCACCGCTGCCGACCTCAAGGCGCTGGGTGTCATCGATGTCATCGTCACCGAGCCCCTGGGCGGTGCCCACCGCGACCCGGCGGCGGCCATTGCCTCGCTGAGCATGGCGATCGCTGCCGAATTGACGCCGTTGCTGGCCATGGACCCCGTCGTGCTGCGCAAGGCGCGGCGCAACAAGTTCGTGGAAATGGGTCGGCTTCTCTAA
- the trmB gene encoding tRNA (guanosine(46)-N7)-methyltransferase TrmB has translation MTAVSPPDPASIRRLYGRRTGHKLRVGQAALVEHRLPEVSVPTEGGLDSQRLFGDDRPLWLEIGFGRGEHMAAQAAANPQVGIIGAEPFLDGVVGALLEIEARSLPNIRLHNGDALDVIDRLPDASLDKVFLLHPDPWPKFRHAKRRFVNPGPLALVARVLKPGGEFRIGTDHPVYCRWALAQMQQSPDFDWQVEAPTDWQQRADDWPQTRYEIKARAHGHEVWYFRYRRRTPA, from the coding sequence ATGACCGCCGTTTCTCCTCCCGATCCCGCCTCCATCCGCCGCCTCTACGGTCGCCGCACCGGCCACAAGCTGCGCGTCGGCCAGGCGGCGCTGGTCGAGCACCGCCTGCCCGAAGTGTCGGTGCCGACGGAGGGCGGACTCGATTCGCAACGATTGTTCGGCGACGATCGACCCTTGTGGCTCGAGATCGGTTTCGGCCGCGGCGAGCACATGGCCGCGCAAGCCGCTGCCAACCCGCAGGTCGGGATCATCGGCGCCGAGCCCTTTCTCGATGGCGTTGTCGGCGCCCTGCTCGAGATCGAGGCCCGCTCCCTCCCCAACATCCGGTTGCACAACGGCGACGCCCTCGACGTCATCGACCGCTTGCCCGATGCCAGCCTCGACAAGGTCTTCCTGCTCCACCCCGATCCCTGGCCGAAATTTCGCCACGCCAAGCGCCGTTTCGTCAATCCGGGGCCGCTGGCGCTGGTGGCGCGCGTTCTGAAGCCAGGCGGCGAGTTCCGCATCGGCACCGACCACCCGGTCTATTGCCGATGGGCCCTGGCGCAGATGCAGCAGAGCCCGGATTTCGACTGGCAGGTCGAAGCCCCGACCGACTGGCAGCAACGTGCCGATGATTGGCCGCAGACGCGGTACGAAATCAAGGCGCGCGCCCATGGCCACGAGGTCTGGTATTTTCGCTACCGCCGCCGCACACCTGCGTGA
- a CDS encoding flavin-containing monooxygenase — protein sequence MINTAEHFDVVVVGAGISGLSAAWHFKNERPGTRFVVLEREASFGGTWLTHKFPGIRSDSDLYTFGFRFKPWVGPPIATAEEIRAYLGEMIAENDLSQYLRFGHTIETAEWSSETSTWTVTARLDSGETRTFTANFLYMAQGYFKHRQGYMPEWPGMADFKGPIVHTEEWDGSIDYAGKRVALIGSGATAATVIPAMANTAEMVTMVQRSPTYFFPAANANETADMLRALKVDEEWVHEITRRKINFDQDTVCRRCVEEPEAVKAELLEAVRSLLPEGFDMKHFTPSYRPWRQRLAFVPNGDMFEAIRDGKAGVVTGEIARFTENGLAMTDGTTVEADIVLAATGFNLCVMGDIAFRIDGKPLDWNDTVTWRGMMFTGVPNMVWVFGYLRASWTLRADMVSRFVCRLLDHMADRGASAVVPALRPEDHNMPLSSWIDTDDFNANYILRGQDKLPKRGDKREWQHTQDYWREKDEFPALDLDDRALVYSGAQAGSIAAE from the coding sequence ATGATCAACACTGCCGAGCATTTCGATGTCGTCGTCGTGGGAGCGGGGATTTCCGGCCTCAGCGCCGCCTGGCACTTCAAGAACGAGCGTCCGGGCACCCGCTTCGTGGTGCTGGAGCGCGAGGCGAGCTTCGGCGGCACCTGGCTCACCCACAAGTTTCCCGGGATCCGGTCGGACAGCGATCTCTACACCTTCGGTTTCCGCTTCAAGCCCTGGGTGGGGCCGCCGATCGCGACGGCCGAGGAGATTCGCGCCTATCTGGGCGAGATGATCGCCGAGAACGACCTGTCGCAATATCTCCGCTTCGGCCACACCATCGAGACCGCCGAATGGTCGAGCGAGACATCGACATGGACGGTGACGGCCCGGCTCGATTCGGGCGAGACCAGGACATTTACCGCCAATTTCCTGTACATGGCGCAGGGCTATTTCAAGCACCGCCAGGGCTATATGCCGGAATGGCCTGGAATGGCGGACTTCAAGGGGCCGATCGTCCACACCGAGGAATGGGACGGCAGCATCGATTATGCCGGCAAGCGCGTCGCGCTGATCGGGTCGGGCGCCACCGCCGCGACGGTCATCCCGGCAATGGCCAACACCGCCGAAATGGTCACGATGGTGCAGCGGTCACCGACCTATTTCTTTCCGGCCGCCAACGCCAATGAGACCGCCGACATGCTGCGGGCGCTCAAGGTCGATGAGGAATGGGTGCACGAGATTACCCGCCGAAAGATCAACTTCGACCAGGATACCGTCTGCCGGCGCTGTGTCGAGGAGCCCGAGGCCGTCAAGGCCGAGCTTCTGGAAGCCGTCAGGTCGCTGCTTCCCGAAGGCTTCGACATGAAGCATTTCACTCCGAGCTATCGCCCGTGGCGGCAGCGCCTGGCGTTCGTTCCCAATGGCGACATGTTCGAAGCGATCCGTGACGGCAAGGCCGGAGTCGTCACCGGGGAGATTGCGCGCTTCACCGAAAACGGGCTGGCAATGACCGATGGCACGACCGTCGAGGCCGACATCGTCCTCGCCGCGACCGGGTTCAACCTGTGCGTCATGGGCGACATCGCCTTCCGCATCGACGGCAAGCCGCTCGACTGGAACGACACCGTGACGTGGCGCGGCATGATGTTCACCGGCGTCCCCAACATGGTCTGGGTGTTCGGCTATCTGCGCGCCAGCTGGACGCTGCGCGCCGACATGGTCAGCCGCTTCGTTTGCCGGCTGCTCGACCATATGGCGGACCGCGGGGCGAGCGCGGTGGTGCCGGCGTTGCGCCCCGAGGATCACAACATGCCGCTGTCGAGCTGGATCGACACCGACGACTTCAACGCCAACTACATCCTGCGCGGGCAGGACAAGCTGCCCAAGCGCGGCGACAAGCGCGAATGGCAGCACACCCAGGATTATTGGCGCGAAAAGGACGAGTTTCCGGCGCTCGACCTCGACGACCGCGCGCTGGTCTATTCCGGCGCCCAGGCGGGGTCCATCGCCGCCGAGTGA
- the metK gene encoding methionine adenosyltransferase, which translates to MTRSSFLFTSESVSEGHPDKVADQISDAVVDLFLSKDPEARVACETLTTTQLVVLAGEVRGKGMIDTAGNWAPGALEEIQTVVRNTVKRIGYEQEGFHWQNLQFENHLHPQSAHIAQGVDASGNKDEGAGDQGIMFGYATDETPDLMPATLYYSHKILERMAADRHSGKAPFLEPDAKSQVTLAYENEVPVRATALVVSTQHAVDYCQPWTDGDTGGGDAAKYATLRDYVLSVFHDVLPDGFITDETVIHVNPTGRFEIGGPDGDAGVTGRKIIVDTYGGASPHGGGAFSGKDPTKVDRSAAYITRYLAKNVVAAGLARRCTIQLSYAIGVAEPLSVYVDLHGTGTVDEAKLEAVLPTLVRLTPRGIRTHLGLNKPIYQRSAAYGHFGRQPDTEGGFSWEKTDLVDALKAAV; encoded by the coding sequence ATGACGCGCTCCTCCTTCCTGTTCACCAGTGAATCGGTGTCCGAAGGCCACCCTGACAAGGTCGCCGATCAGATTTCAGACGCCGTGGTCGACCTGTTCCTGTCCAAGGATCCCGAGGCGCGCGTCGCCTGCGAAACGCTGACGACGACCCAGCTCGTCGTCCTCGCCGGCGAAGTCCGCGGCAAGGGCATGATCGACACCGCGGGCAACTGGGCCCCGGGCGCGCTGGAGGAAATCCAGACGGTCGTGCGCAACACCGTCAAGCGCATCGGCTATGAACAGGAAGGCTTTCACTGGCAGAACCTCCAGTTCGAAAACCATCTCCACCCCCAGTCCGCGCACATCGCGCAGGGCGTCGATGCCAGCGGCAACAAGGACGAAGGCGCCGGCGACCAGGGCATCATGTTCGGTTACGCCACCGACGAGACGCCCGACCTGATGCCCGCGACGCTCTATTATTCGCACAAGATCCTCGAACGCATGGCCGCCGACCGCCACAGCGGCAAGGCACCGTTCCTGGAACCCGATGCCAAGAGCCAGGTGACCCTCGCCTATGAAAACGAAGTGCCGGTGCGGGCCACGGCGCTTGTCGTCTCCACCCAGCACGCCGTCGATTATTGCCAGCCGTGGACGGATGGCGACACCGGCGGCGGCGACGCCGCCAAATATGCGACCTTGCGCGACTATGTCCTGTCGGTCTTCCACGACGTGCTGCCCGATGGCTTCATCACCGACGAGACGGTGATCCACGTCAACCCGACCGGCCGCTTCGAAATCGGCGGTCCCGATGGCGATGCCGGCGTCACCGGTCGCAAGATCATCGTCGATACCTATGGCGGCGCCAGCCCGCACGGCGGCGGCGCCTTCAGCGGCAAGGATCCGACCAAGGTCGATCGCTCGGCTGCCTATATCACGCGCTACCTTGCCAAGAATGTCGTTGCCGCGGGCCTCGCGCGTCGCTGCACCATCCAGCTGAGCTATGCCATCGGCGTTGCCGAGCCGCTCAGCGTCTATGTCGACCTGCACGGGACCGGCACGGTCGATGAGGCAAAGCTGGAGGCGGTGCTGCCGACTCTGGTGCGCCTGACCCCGCGCGGCATCCGCACCCATCTGGGGCTGAACAAGCCGATCTATCAGCGCAGTGCCGCCTATGGCCATTTCGGGCGCCAGCCCGACACCGAAGGCGGCTTCAGCTGGGAAAAGACCGACCTCGTCGACGCGCTCAAGGCCGCCGTCTGA
- the lnt gene encoding apolipoprotein N-acyltransferase: MHRFPLSLVSVIAGGASAFGFAPWNLWPLTLISVGVLVALIDTAPGPRRAFARGWLFGTGHFSVSLGWIAHAFTYQDKMPPALGWVAVIGLSMFLALYIGLAAGLARGVPASGLARVLVLAAAWMLGEWLRGWVLTGFAWNPLGATWLEVAGIRQLARFGGAISLSALAVLAGGGLWLLARRQWRGGGALLGAVALAALAGRVWEAPPAASDGPVVHLVQPNISQDEKYAVGSEAANVRRYLDLTAMALARRQSARGEIVVWSEGAVPYLVEEDAAVRAALASVLGPDDLLLFGGTAAFRDDKGTLVALGNSLFALDARGQLIARHDKSHLVPLGEYVPARPLMTAFGLARLVPGDLEFRPGPGARSFALPGFPAVGMQVCYEIIFPGAVVDRSDRPAWIVNVSNDSWYGASMPSQHVAQARLRAIEEGLPIARATPTGISAMIDGHGNVIGALSMGARDVSSVVLPPALPVTPFGHWGHGVTLVMGLGLLALSWLARRSNI; this comes from the coding sequence ATGCACCGCTTCCCACTCTCGCTTGTTTCGGTCATCGCCGGTGGCGCTTCGGCGTTCGGCTTTGCCCCGTGGAACCTGTGGCCGCTCACGCTCATTTCCGTTGGTGTCCTTGTGGCGCTGATCGACACTGCCCCCGGCCCGCGCCGCGCATTTGCCCGCGGCTGGCTGTTCGGGACGGGGCATTTCAGCGTTTCACTCGGCTGGATCGCGCACGCTTTCACCTATCAGGACAAGATGCCGCCGGCACTCGGCTGGGTGGCGGTCATCGGCCTGTCGATGTTCCTGGCACTCTATATCGGGCTTGCCGCCGGGCTGGCGCGGGGCGTGCCGGCGTCGGGGCTGGCACGCGTGCTGGTTCTGGCGGCGGCGTGGATGCTCGGCGAATGGCTCCGCGGCTGGGTGCTGACGGGCTTTGCGTGGAATCCGCTCGGCGCCACTTGGCTTGAAGTGGCCGGAATCCGCCAGCTGGCACGTTTCGGCGGGGCGATATCACTTTCGGCGCTGGCAGTGCTGGCGGGTGGCGGGCTGTGGCTGCTCGCGCGGCGGCAGTGGCGCGGCGGGGGTGCGCTGCTGGGTGCGGTGGCGCTGGCGGCGCTCGCCGGGCGAGTTTGGGAGGCGCCGCCTGCAGCGTCGGACGGCCCGGTCGTCCATCTCGTCCAGCCCAATATCAGTCAGGATGAGAAATATGCGGTGGGGAGCGAAGCCGCCAATGTTCGCCGCTACCTCGATCTGACCGCGATGGCGCTCGCGCGTCGCCAATCGGCCCGGGGCGAAATCGTCGTCTGGTCGGAAGGGGCGGTGCCCTATCTCGTCGAGGAAGACGCGGCGGTGCGCGCCGCGCTCGCATCGGTTCTCGGCCCCGATGATCTGCTGCTGTTCGGCGGCACCGCGGCGTTTCGGGACGATAAAGGCACGCTGGTCGCGCTTGGCAATTCGCTGTTCGCCCTTGATGCGCGCGGGCAGCTTATCGCTCGCCACGACAAGTCGCACCTGGTGCCGCTCGGCGAGTATGTGCCGGCGCGGCCGCTGATGACGGCGTTCGGGCTGGCGCGGCTGGTGCCCGGCGATCTCGAGTTCCGGCCCGGCCCGGGTGCGCGCAGCTTCGCCCTGCCCGGCTTTCCGGCGGTCGGCATGCAGGTCTGCTACGAGATCATTTTTCCGGGCGCAGTCGTTGATCGCTCCGATCGCCCGGCGTGGATCGTCAACGTCTCGAACGACAGCTGGTACGGCGCGTCGATGCCCTCGCAGCATGTGGCGCAGGCGCGGCTGCGCGCCATTGAGGAGGGTTTGCCGATCGCGCGCGCCACCCCCACCGGCATCAGCGCGATGATCGACGGGCATGGCAATGTGATCGGCGCGCTGTCGATGGGCGCCCGCGACGTCAGTTCGGTGGTGCTGCCGCCGGCACTGCCGGTGACGCCCTTCGGCCACTGGGGGCACGGGGTGACGCTGGTGATGGGGCTGGGGTTGCTGGCGCTGTCGTGGCTGGCGAGGCGCAGCAACATATAA